A part of Petrotoga olearia DSM 13574 genomic DNA contains:
- a CDS encoding NAD+ synthase has product MKIRISLAQMNSTVGDYQGNVEKIKDFISKANEKGADLILFPELTLNGYPPEDLILKTQFLRDSLRSIEEIQDFSKSKDIVIILGAVDWDVESYNTAFVIYKGEIYGNYKKMFLPNYSVFDEKRYFTAGRVPFLMEIERIKIGITICEDLWVPNGPAVSLAQNGANLILNLSSSPFYKGRNKVRFEMLKTRASELSSWIAYCNNVGGQDELVFDGGSVVINPYGEIELSAPSFEEGLYFIDIDPLEPTRANLREGKRKHYNQSTYYESVNTIKIAKKITEKTAIKAAKVHSFDIYEQLYLAIKTGIKDYVWKNGFQKVVLGLSGGIDSSLVAAIAADAIGPENVLGLIMPSQYSSKGSIDDSIELSKNLKINYKIIPINDLYEKYIENLKESFKNTDEDKTEENIQARIRGNLVMAFSNKFGYLALACGNKSEAATGYATLYGDMAGGFSPIKDLYKTDLYNVARKYNELHGKEIIIRSILEKPPSAELRPNQKDEDTLPPYSLLDEILFKYIDREMSYDELLQEGYDEGLLKNVINMVNKNEYKRRQSAPGIKLTERSFGKDRRMPITNKYIPW; this is encoded by the coding sequence ATGAAAATAAGAATATCTTTGGCCCAAATGAACTCCACAGTTGGAGATTATCAGGGAAATGTAGAAAAGATAAAAGATTTCATTTCTAAAGCTAACGAAAAAGGTGCAGATCTAATACTCTTTCCAGAATTAACTCTAAATGGTTATCCCCCCGAAGACTTAATCTTAAAAACCCAATTTCTAAGGGATTCCTTGAGAAGTATTGAAGAAATTCAGGATTTTAGCAAATCAAAAGATATAGTAATAATTTTAGGTGCTGTTGATTGGGATGTTGAATCTTACAACACCGCTTTTGTTATTTACAAAGGGGAAATCTACGGTAATTATAAAAAGATGTTCTTACCAAATTACTCAGTTTTTGACGAAAAAAGGTATTTTACTGCCGGTAGAGTACCTTTTTTAATGGAAATTGAACGAATCAAAATAGGAATAACAATCTGTGAAGATCTATGGGTTCCCAATGGGCCAGCTGTTTCCTTGGCACAAAACGGTGCCAATTTGATTCTAAATCTTTCTTCATCTCCTTTTTATAAGGGAAGAAATAAAGTAAGGTTCGAAATGCTCAAAACTCGAGCATCAGAATTATCAAGCTGGATCGCTTATTGCAATAATGTGGGTGGGCAAGATGAGTTAGTTTTTGATGGTGGAAGTGTTGTTATTAACCCATACGGAGAAATAGAATTAAGTGCTCCTTCTTTTGAAGAAGGATTATATTTTATCGACATAGACCCCCTAGAACCCACTAGAGCCAATTTAAGGGAAGGAAAAAGGAAACATTACAATCAAAGTACATATTATGAAAGTGTAAATACCATAAAAATAGCAAAAAAGATCACCGAAAAAACCGCTATAAAAGCTGCCAAAGTTCACTCTTTTGACATATATGAGCAATTATATCTAGCCATAAAAACTGGGATAAAAGATTACGTTTGGAAAAATGGTTTCCAAAAAGTTGTTTTAGGCTTAAGTGGAGGAATAGATTCTTCGCTTGTAGCAGCTATTGCAGCCGATGCTATTGGTCCTGAAAATGTATTAGGATTGATAATGCCCTCTCAATACTCTTCTAAAGGCAGTATCGACGATTCGATAGAACTATCCAAAAATCTGAAAATTAATTACAAAATAATACCTATAAATGATCTATACGAAAAATACATTGAAAATTTAAAAGAAAGCTTTAAAAACACCGATGAAGACAAAACTGAAGAAAATATACAAGCAAGGATAAGGGGAAACTTAGTAATGGCATTTTCGAACAAATTTGGATATTTGGCCTTAGCTTGCGGTAACAAAAGCGAGGCAGCAACAGGATACGCTACCTTGTATGGAGATATGGCTGGAGGATTCTCTCCCATTAAAGACTTATACAAAACTGACCTATACAACGTTGCCAGAAAATACAATGAACTGCACGGAAAAGAAATTATTATAAGGTCTATATTAGAAAAGCCTCCTTCAGCAGAACTTCGACCAAATCAAAAAGATGAAGATACCTTACCCCCATACTCTTTACTAGATGAAATTTTATTCAAATATATAGACAGAGAAATGTCTTATGATGAATTACTCCAAGAAGGATACGATGAAGGGCTATTGAAAAATGTAATAAATATGGTCAATAAAAACGAGTACAAAAGAAGGCAATCTGCTCCAGGTATAAAACTAACTGAAAGAAGTTTTGGAAAAGACAGAAGGATGCCAATAACCAACAAATATATACCCTGGTAG
- the glgP gene encoding alpha-glucan family phosphorylase — protein sequence MDFISKITVVPKIPEKIYGIKELSENMWWTWNYKAQQLFENIDKELWHSTQRNPITFLKRVEQKKLNNAAEDLKFNELYQEVMKEFSDYMNESSNTWFRKTHSTFKEGEIAYFCMEYGLHESFPMYSGGLGVLAGDHLKSASDLGIPLIAIGLLYQKGYFIQKLNSEGWQESIYLDYDFSDFPITPAKDNSGDEIYVDIDLLGKKLFAKVWQVKVGRVNLYLLDTNLMQNEPEDREITSTLYGGDIEMRIKQEILIGIGGVKAVRKLGYNPSVWHMNEGHAAFLGLERIRELVQEHGLTFEEAIEAVRAGNVFTTHTPVPAGNDVFSISLIDKYFGDFWPKLGAARQDFLNLGLEKRQSSEELFSMTILALKLSGRSNGVSKLHGEVSRKLWNHVWPGIESLEVPINYVTNGVHINTWLNPKLQEFLKEYLGTDWMSKIDDPELWEKIDNIPDTELWKTHQQLKKELIEYIRNSIKAQRMRHGETVEQLEEVNQIGDEKALTIGFARRFATYKRADLIFSDEERLKKILNDPDKPVQLIFAGKAHPADKPGQELIKKLYEYSRKPEFQNKVIILENYDMDMARHLVSGVDIWLNNPRRPREASGTSGEKAGMNGAINFSVLDGWWVEGYNGKNGWAIGDNRDYEDLKLQDKIDSVSIYNQLEKQIVPMYYEKEEDNISKEWISRMKESIKSVTSFFNTSRMLKEYTQKLYMPALEQYIRFSNNDFKLAKEFAGWVKLLKENWDSIKIHVKLDQDLTGVKNAEEEVGVKAEIYLPGIGPDSILPEVVFAKLKDGKIVNIRRYDMKLIKEVQKDTYQYSVKFKIEDRGEYGINVRVTPNNPLMPHKNYLMGLVKYPQ from the coding sequence ATGGATTTTATAAGTAAAATTACCGTCGTTCCAAAAATCCCGGAAAAGATATATGGGATAAAAGAACTCTCTGAAAACATGTGGTGGACTTGGAATTATAAAGCTCAACAATTATTTGAAAACATAGACAAAGAACTTTGGCATTCCACTCAAAGAAATCCTATAACCTTTTTGAAGCGCGTGGAACAAAAAAAGTTAAACAACGCTGCTGAAGATTTAAAATTCAATGAACTCTATCAAGAAGTCATGAAAGAATTCTCTGATTATATGAATGAAAGTAGCAACACATGGTTCAGAAAAACTCACAGTACTTTTAAAGAAGGAGAAATTGCATACTTTTGTATGGAATATGGCCTTCACGAGTCTTTCCCTATGTATTCAGGTGGACTAGGAGTATTGGCTGGTGATCATCTAAAAAGTGCAAGTGATTTAGGGATCCCCCTTATAGCAATAGGCTTACTATATCAAAAGGGTTATTTTATCCAGAAACTTAATTCAGAAGGTTGGCAAGAAAGTATATATTTAGATTATGATTTTTCGGATTTTCCAATAACTCCCGCTAAAGATAACAGCGGAGATGAAATATACGTTGATATAGACCTGTTAGGGAAAAAGCTCTTCGCCAAAGTTTGGCAGGTAAAGGTAGGAAGAGTGAACTTATATCTCCTTGATACCAACCTAATGCAAAATGAACCAGAAGACAGGGAAATAACCTCCACATTGTATGGTGGAGACATAGAAATGCGTATAAAACAAGAAATACTAATAGGAATTGGCGGAGTTAAAGCGGTAAGGAAATTAGGATACAACCCATCTGTTTGGCACATGAATGAAGGTCACGCTGCATTCTTGGGTCTTGAAAGAATACGTGAGCTAGTTCAAGAACACGGCTTAACTTTTGAGGAAGCTATTGAAGCGGTTCGGGCAGGAAATGTTTTTACCACTCACACTCCCGTACCTGCTGGAAACGATGTATTTTCTATTTCCTTAATTGATAAATATTTTGGAGATTTCTGGCCTAAACTAGGGGCTGCGAGGCAGGATTTTCTAAATTTAGGATTAGAAAAGCGACAAAGCTCAGAAGAATTATTTTCGATGACCATTTTAGCCCTAAAACTCTCTGGAAGATCAAATGGGGTTTCAAAGTTACATGGAGAAGTATCAAGGAAATTATGGAACCATGTTTGGCCAGGTATTGAATCCTTGGAAGTACCTATAAACTACGTTACCAATGGTGTTCATATAAACACCTGGTTAAATCCAAAATTGCAAGAATTTTTGAAAGAATACCTAGGAACAGACTGGATGTCAAAGATAGACGATCCTGAACTATGGGAAAAAATCGATAACATCCCAGACACAGAACTATGGAAAACACACCAACAACTAAAAAAAGAATTAATCGAATATATAAGAAATAGCATAAAAGCACAAAGAATGAGACATGGTGAAACAGTTGAGCAACTCGAAGAAGTAAACCAAATAGGAGATGAAAAAGCCTTAACTATAGGTTTTGCTAGAAGATTTGCGACCTATAAAAGAGCAGATTTGATATTCAGCGATGAAGAAAGGCTAAAAAAGATTTTGAACGATCCAGATAAACCAGTACAATTAATATTCGCAGGTAAAGCTCACCCAGCAGATAAACCAGGTCAAGAACTCATAAAAAAGCTATACGAATACTCACGAAAACCAGAATTTCAAAATAAGGTCATAATTCTTGAAAACTACGATATGGACATGGCAAGACACTTAGTCTCAGGGGTGGACATTTGGCTAAACAACCCCAGGCGTCCAAGAGAGGCATCAGGAACATCGGGAGAAAAAGCTGGAATGAACGGTGCTATAAACTTCTCTGTATTAGATGGCTGGTGGGTTGAAGGATACAACGGCAAAAACGGTTGGGCTATAGGAGATAACAGAGACTACGAAGACTTAAAATTACAAGACAAAATAGACAGTGTTTCAATATACAACCAATTGGAAAAGCAAATAGTACCCATGTACTATGAAAAAGAAGAAGATAACATTTCAAAAGAATGGATATCAAGGATGAAAGAATCTATTAAAAGCGTTACATCCTTCTTTAACACCTCAAGAATGCTCAAAGAATATACTCAAAAACTGTATATGCCTGCTCTTGAGCAGTACATACGTTTTTCAAATAATGACTTTAAGTTAGCGAAAGAATTTGCCGGTTGGGTTAAATTATTAAAAGAAAATTGGGATTCTATAAAGATACACGTTAAACTTGACCAGGATCTAACTGGAGTAAAAAATGCAGAAGAAGAAGTGGGAGTAAAAGCAGAAATATACTTACCAGGTATCGGCCCAGACTCAATCTTACCAGAAGTAGTATTCGCTAAGTTAAAAGACGGTAAGATTGTAAATATAAGGCGGTACGACATGAAACTCATTAAAGAAGTACAAAAAGACACATATCAATACTCAGTAAAATTCAAAATAGAAGACAGAGGCGAATATGGAATAAATGTAAGAGTAACACCTAACAATCCCCTTATGCCCCATAAAAACTACTTGATGGGCCTTGTAAAATATCCTCAATAA
- a CDS encoding phospholipase D-like domain-containing protein, translating into MRKKLTLTALFLFSFISLFSYDLFFSGGELVHFINQKLNISTSVKVVSFSMDDTISKNISAINHQIFLEKDGGYSGDLNLNIKYDKSLDGYLHQKYMIFDDKAVLFGTGNFTRSGLLSDLNIFIYTEDEKIVKVFLDEYENFQSGLFGDSKKVINERLNAAEFGKVKIVTGPSKEVLNSVLKEIKRSKVSIKVFSYSFTDPYFVHILEKASSNNVKVEILSDDWNKTYSSPLKYMVDIKIKYRNDIHAKCITIDDDTVIIGSYNLTYRAREKNDEMVVIIKNKGLANDINRKFDLLWQEW; encoded by the coding sequence TTGAGAAAAAAGCTTACTTTAACAGCATTATTTCTATTTTCTTTTATTTCACTTTTTTCCTACGATCTTTTTTTTTCTGGCGGTGAGTTGGTACACTTTATAAATCAAAAACTAAATATAAGTACTTCCGTAAAAGTAGTATCTTTTAGTATGGATGATACAATTTCTAAAAATATATCAGCTATAAACCATCAAATATTTTTAGAAAAAGATGGCGGATACTCTGGAGATTTAAATTTAAACATCAAATACGATAAAAGCCTTGACGGTTACCTACATCAAAAGTATATGATCTTCGATGACAAAGCGGTATTATTTGGAACGGGGAATTTCACTAGAAGCGGTTTATTATCAGACTTGAACATCTTTATTTACACCGAAGACGAAAAGATTGTAAAAGTTTTTCTTGACGAATATGAGAACTTTCAAAGTGGTTTATTTGGAGATTCCAAAAAAGTAATCAATGAGCGTCTAAATGCCGCCGAATTTGGGAAAGTAAAAATAGTAACCGGACCATCAAAAGAGGTCCTTAACTCAGTTTTAAAAGAGATTAAGAGATCCAAAGTTTCTATAAAGGTTTTCTCGTATTCTTTCACAGATCCCTACTTCGTTCATATATTAGAAAAGGCTTCTTCGAATAACGTAAAGGTTGAAATACTATCCGATGATTGGAATAAAACCTACAGTTCACCATTAAAGTATATGGTAGACATAAAGATAAAATATAGGAATGATATTCATGCAAAATGTATAACAATCGATGATGATACGGTTATTATAGGAAGCTACAATCTTACGTATAGGGCAAGAGAGAAAAACGACGAAATGGTTGTAATAATTAAAAACAAAGGGTTAGCTAACGATATAAATAGAAAATTTGATTTATTATGGCAAGAATGGTAA